The Edaphobacter sp. 12200R-103 genome contains a region encoding:
- a CDS encoding OsmC family protein, with protein sequence MDRYASAIWHGTLKEGKGTISTQSGTLKDTQYSFAARFAEGVGTNPEELIAAAHAGCFTMALSAQLTEAGFNPESIETKAVVTLDLHGEGPTITKIHLTNTSKIPNIDKAKFDELAHKAEIGCPVSKVLKAAEITLDAKLV encoded by the coding sequence ATGGATCGCTACGCAAGCGCCATCTGGCACGGCACCCTCAAGGAGGGCAAAGGAACCATCTCGACCCAGAGCGGCACGCTCAAGGATACGCAGTATAGCTTTGCTGCCCGCTTCGCGGAAGGCGTGGGGACGAATCCGGAAGAGCTGATCGCCGCTGCGCATGCGGGCTGCTTTACCATGGCTCTGAGCGCGCAGCTGACCGAGGCGGGCTTCAACCCCGAATCGATCGAGACCAAGGCGGTCGTTACGCTCGACCTGCATGGCGAAGGCCCGACGATCACGAAGATTCACCTGACCAACACCTCGAAGATCCCGAACATCGACAAGGCGAAGTTCGACGAGCTGGCCCACAAGGCCGAGATCGGCTGCCCGGTATCGAAGGTCCTGAAGGCGGCGGAGATTACGCTGGACGCCAAGCTGGTCTAA
- the asnB gene encoding asparagine synthase (glutamine-hydrolyzing), with protein MCGIAGFTHATRPFLPERIYQAVASILHRGPDDQGAWQSSAISLGATRLRVIDTAAGGQPLSSEDNDYALVFNGEIYNHAELRRELRALGHAFQTTCDTEVVLRAFMQWDTACIEKLRGMFGFAVWQESRGRLVLARDRMGIKPLYYAFRGGEIYFGSELKAVFCHPEVPRQIDVEALDAYLGVNYVPGGRTLAQAVRKLTPGCFLTWQDGEISQHSYWKVARAEPCSHISLVDSAERLDYLLSESVKEHLAADVPVGVWLSGGMDSSTLLHYASQHSSTALKTFSITFHGREFNEAPYLREMAQRYSTEHFELDLGPATVTPDSVTQMAYYADEPNADAGAVPVWHLSRISAEKVTVALSGEGADELFGGYITYLADTYARRARFVPRELRRLSLHSANRLPASNKKIGLDYKLQRFLQGTLLDERSSHVFWNGTFSQMQRRDLMVVQDSTHLLKVLATIPLKGDVRRFMAFDQAYYLPDNLLVKVDRMSMAHSLEVRPAFLDHRIVEFAATLPANYCIRGRNLKLLLRKLMKDKLPQSILAKKKQGLDIPVHDWLRGHLKPLLLDTLDRKTVEESGVVSWPYLEPLIGLHMERKANYGYHLWGMLMLFLWIKQWGIQCNQEPPAPELTSLDFSAVSA; from the coding sequence ATGTGTGGAATTGCCGGATTCACCCATGCCACCAGGCCCTTTCTGCCCGAACGGATTTACCAGGCGGTTGCTTCCATCCTTCACCGTGGCCCTGACGATCAGGGTGCATGGCAGAGTTCCGCCATATCCCTGGGCGCAACACGCCTCAGGGTGATCGACACTGCTGCCGGTGGTCAACCTCTCAGTTCGGAGGACAATGACTACGCGCTCGTATTCAATGGCGAGATCTACAACCATGCCGAGTTGCGCAGGGAGCTGAGAGCGCTCGGTCATGCGTTTCAGACGACCTGCGACACCGAGGTGGTTCTTCGCGCCTTTATGCAGTGGGACACTGCCTGCATTGAGAAGCTGCGCGGAATGTTCGGCTTTGCGGTGTGGCAGGAATCACGCGGACGCCTGGTGCTTGCACGGGACCGCATGGGCATCAAGCCGCTCTATTACGCCTTCCGGGGAGGCGAGATCTATTTCGGCTCGGAGCTGAAGGCGGTATTCTGTCATCCCGAAGTTCCCCGGCAGATCGATGTGGAGGCGCTGGATGCTTACCTGGGAGTGAACTATGTTCCCGGAGGCCGGACGCTGGCGCAGGCTGTACGGAAGCTGACGCCGGGATGCTTTTTGACCTGGCAGGATGGCGAGATCTCACAGCATAGCTACTGGAAGGTCGCCCGGGCGGAGCCATGCTCCCACATCAGCCTTGTGGATTCAGCGGAGCGGCTGGATTATCTGCTGTCGGAGTCGGTGAAGGAGCACCTGGCGGCCGATGTTCCGGTGGGCGTGTGGTTGAGCGGGGGCATGGATTCTTCGACCCTGCTTCACTATGCGAGCCAGCATAGCTCCACGGCGCTGAAGACCTTTTCGATTACGTTCCATGGGCGGGAGTTCAACGAGGCGCCGTACCTGCGAGAGATGGCGCAGCGGTACTCGACGGAGCACTTCGAACTGGACCTGGGGCCCGCAACCGTAACGCCGGATTCGGTGACCCAGATGGCGTATTATGCGGACGAACCCAATGCCGACGCGGGAGCTGTCCCGGTGTGGCACCTGTCGCGTATCTCGGCAGAGAAGGTGACCGTAGCGTTGAGCGGCGAGGGGGCCGATGAGTTGTTCGGCGGCTACATTACGTACCTTGCCGACACGTATGCGCGCCGGGCGCGGTTTGTTCCCCGGGAGCTTCGCCGCCTGTCGCTGCACTCGGCGAACCGGCTGCCCGCTTCGAACAAGAAAATCGGGCTGGATTATAAGTTGCAGCGGTTTCTGCAAGGCACACTGCTGGATGAACGCAGCTCACACGTCTTCTGGAACGGAACGTTTTCGCAGATGCAGCGGCGAGACCTGATGGTTGTACAGGACAGCACGCATCTGCTGAAGGTATTGGCGACCATTCCGCTGAAGGGAGACGTGCGGCGCTTCATGGCGTTCGACCAGGCGTACTATCTTCCGGACAACCTGCTGGTGAAGGTAGACCGTATGAGCATGGCTCACTCTCTGGAGGTGAGGCCGGCGTTTCTGGATCATCGCATTGTGGAGTTTGCGGCGACGCTGCCGGCGAACTACTGTATCCGCGGCCGGAATCTGAAGCTGCTGCTGCGCAAGCTGATGAAAGACAAGCTGCCCCAAAGCATTCTGGCGAAGAAGAAGCAGGGGCTCGATATCCCGGTGCACGACTGGTTGCGAGGTCATCTGAAACCGCTCTTGCTGGATACTCTGGACAGGAAGACGGTTGAGGAGAGCGGGGTTGTCTCGTGGCCCTACCTTGAACCGCTGATCGGGCTGCACATGGAAAGAAAGGCAAATTACGGGTATCACTTATGGGGCATGCTGATGCTGTTTCTGTGGATCAAACAATGGGGGATCCAGTGCAACCAGGAGCCTCCGGCCCCGGAGCTTACCTCACTCGACTTTTCAGCCGTCTCCGCGTAG
- a CDS encoding glycoside hydrolase family 27 protein, which yields MRRCLVFVVALLAVSLPATAQQLAATPPMGWNSWNWFAGKVTDADIRKAADLMVSSGMRDAGYVYVNIDDTWQGKRDANGVLHPNEKFPDMKALADYVHSKGLKIGIYSSPGPQTCAHYEGSLGHEEQDAKMYAEWGIDYLKYDLCSFRKNMQEEHPNDVPAQNKMMIDAYEKMHQAILKTGRPIVYSLCQYGFDQSWQWAPKVGGNLWRTTDDIRAQYGSMMLIALNQAGLSKYAGPGHWNDPDMLEVGNGKLTHEENVTHMTFWAMLAAPLMAGNNLTEMSDDVRSILTNKEVIAIDQDKLGRQGDRLWAGDQIEIWSRPLSDGSVALAIFNVSHDQHNMHGLTLHLKDAGFGSGTAHARDLWSHKDLGVIKDTDVFTIPRHGAVLLKLTK from the coding sequence ATGCGCCGCTGTCTTGTTTTTGTAGTCGCTCTTCTCGCCGTCTCGCTGCCGGCCACCGCCCAACAGCTGGCCGCGACACCGCCTATGGGATGGAACAGCTGGAACTGGTTTGCCGGCAAGGTTACCGATGCCGATATCCGCAAGGCTGCCGACCTGATGGTCTCAAGCGGCATGCGCGATGCGGGATACGTCTACGTCAACATCGACGACACCTGGCAGGGCAAGCGCGATGCGAACGGCGTCCTCCACCCCAACGAGAAGTTCCCTGACATGAAGGCGCTGGCCGACTACGTGCATTCCAAGGGACTGAAGATCGGAATCTACTCTTCGCCCGGACCGCAGACCTGCGCGCACTACGAGGGATCGCTGGGCCATGAGGAGCAGGACGCGAAGATGTACGCGGAGTGGGGCATCGACTACCTGAAGTATGACCTCTGCAGCTTCCGCAAGAACATGCAGGAAGAGCATCCCAACGATGTTCCCGCGCAGAACAAGATGATGATCGACGCCTACGAGAAGATGCACCAGGCGATTCTGAAGACAGGGCGCCCCATCGTCTACAGCCTGTGCCAGTATGGCTTCGATCAGTCGTGGCAGTGGGCTCCCAAGGTTGGCGGCAACCTGTGGCGGACCACCGATGACATCAGGGCCCAGTACGGCAGCATGATGCTGATTGCGCTGAACCAGGCGGGGCTTTCGAAGTATGCCGGTCCCGGCCACTGGAACGATCCCGACATGCTGGAGGTGGGCAACGGCAAGCTGACACACGAGGAGAACGTCACCCATATGACCTTCTGGGCCATGCTCGCAGCTCCGCTGATGGCAGGCAATAACCTTACGGAGATGTCTGACGATGTGCGCTCCATCCTGACCAACAAGGAGGTCATCGCCATCGATCAGGACAAGCTGGGCCGGCAGGGCGATCGCCTGTGGGCGGGCGATCAGATCGAGATCTGGTCGCGTCCGCTGTCGGACGGCTCGGTTGCGCTGGCCATCTTCAACGTCTCGCACGATCAGCACAACATGCACGGCCTTACGCTGCACCTGAAGGACGCCGGCTTCGGATCGGGAACAGCCCATGCCCGCGATCTGTGGTCCCATAAGGACCTTGGCGTCATCAAGGACACCGACGTCTTCACGATCCCGCGCCACGGCGCCGTGCTGCTGAAGCTGACGAAATAA
- a CDS encoding MFS transporter, whose amino-acid sequence MPPLFTRARSDQMEEQRTPTGSQETRRVSRFSHAWRALRHRNFRLYFTGQSISLVGNWITRIATSWLVYRLTGSAFLLGVVGFAGQIPTFLLAPFAGVIVERMDRRRLLVCTQVLAGVQSLMLAALTLAKIITIHEILALSVLQGLINAFDMPGRQSFLVRMVTPEGGKPNKEDLGNAIALNSSIVNLARLAGPAIAGIIIAAVGEGWCFLIDGASYIAVVASLLMMNVSRSVTEKPTSSMLEQMREGWSYVTGFKPIRTILTLFALISLMGMPFMVLMPIFAAQVLHGGPNTLGFLTGASGVGALISAISLAMRKSVRGLTTMIQVSAFCFGAGLILFGLSHHLALSLILMLLTGFGMMQGLAASNTVIQTLVPEDKRGRVMSYYTMAFVGMAPFGSLLAGALAHHFGAPHTVMMTGSACILGALWFTTQLPSVRRVIRPIYIEMGIIPGEGQTEEAAEHTLSGS is encoded by the coding sequence GTGCCCCCTCTCTTCACGAGAGCGCGCTCCGACCAGATGGAAGAGCAGAGGACACCTACGGGATCGCAGGAGACGAGGCGCGTCAGCCGCTTCTCTCACGCCTGGCGCGCCCTGCGGCATCGCAACTTCCGACTCTACTTCACCGGCCAGAGCATCTCGCTGGTCGGAAACTGGATCACCCGCATCGCCACCAGTTGGCTGGTCTACCGGCTCACCGGCTCAGCCTTTCTGCTGGGAGTCGTCGGCTTTGCCGGACAGATCCCGACCTTTCTGCTGGCCCCTTTCGCCGGAGTCATCGTCGAGCGCATGGACCGCCGCCGGCTGCTGGTCTGCACACAGGTGCTGGCAGGCGTTCAGTCCCTGATGCTCGCCGCGCTCACGCTGGCAAAGATCATCACCATCCACGAGATCCTCGCGCTCAGCGTCCTCCAGGGACTCATCAACGCCTTCGACATGCCCGGGCGCCAGTCCTTCCTGGTCCGGATGGTCACTCCTGAAGGAGGCAAGCCGAACAAGGAAGACCTCGGCAACGCCATCGCGCTCAACTCTTCCATCGTCAATCTTGCCCGCCTCGCCGGTCCTGCCATCGCCGGAATCATCATCGCTGCCGTCGGCGAAGGCTGGTGCTTCCTGATCGATGGCGCAAGCTACATCGCCGTCGTGGCATCCCTGCTGATGATGAATGTCAGCCGCAGCGTGACGGAAAAGCCTACCTCCTCCATGCTGGAGCAGATGCGCGAGGGCTGGTCGTATGTCACCGGCTTCAAACCCATCCGCACCATCCTCACGCTCTTCGCTCTGATCAGCCTGATGGGCATGCCCTTCATGGTGCTGATGCCGATCTTCGCCGCGCAGGTCCTGCACGGCGGTCCCAACACCTTGGGCTTTCTCACCGGAGCCTCCGGGGTCGGCGCGCTCATCTCGGCCATCTCCCTGGCGATGCGCAAGTCCGTGCGCGGACTGACGACCATGATCCAGGTCTCGGCCTTCTGCTTCGGCGCGGGACTCATCCTTTTCGGGCTATCCCATCATCTTGCGCTCTCGCTGATACTGATGCTGCTCACCGGCTTCGGCATGATGCAGGGACTCGCCGCCAGCAACACCGTCATCCAGACGCTCGTGCCCGAAGACAAGCGCGGCCGCGTGATGAGCTACTACACGATGGCCTTCGTCGGAATGGCGCCCTTCGGCAGCCTGCTGGCAGGCGCGCTCGCGCACCACTTCGGCGCTCCCCACACAGTCATGATGACCGGCTCGGCCTGCATCCTGGGCGCGCTGTGGTTCACAACGCAGTTGCCGTCTGTGCGCCGCGTCATCCGGCCTATCTATATAGAGATGGGAATTATTCCCGGGGAAGGTCAAACCGAGGAAGCTGCGGAGCACACCTTGTCGGGCAGCTAG
- a CDS encoding glycosyltransferase family 39 protein — MGDPVQPGASGPGAYLTRLFSRLRVDTIVLLVACCAFLPMVFSPPHLMDDVDAVQAQIARNMLESGDWVTARLDGIAYLEKSPLIYWIMAGSYRIFGVHDWAARLPLAFLNIALCWVTARFALWAFGRRAAIYAGVILATCVGMFLFTRILIPDAALVLTITLALWSMLRLLDAEERRPGLWFLTMYLSLACGLLLKGLVAAVFPVFIGGIYLAILRQHSPCELWKRLRPLSGLAIVLLIAAPWHVLATLRNPPYFDFTMHSSPGEYHGFFWFYFFNEHLFRFLNLRYPRDYNTVPRVWFWLLHFAWLFPFSLTLPVALKRGWVHRTEMSTREAQVRLLCLVWVLFILCFFTLSTTQEYYSLPIYPALAMLLGSHLAMRERYPRVARMVLAGVLSLCLAAIVFLLVYTARVATPGDISAALTQNPEMYTLSLGHMSDLTLKAFAYLRLPLAVAGCGLLIGVAGLLHVRRTGATVAVLVLMMLAFLQAARLALVTFDPYLSSYRLVEALERAPQGDLIEGDAYYAFSATFFYTNRTALLWNGRSANLEYGSYAPGAKQIFIGDAELKAHWMSPQRTYLLAYGSDMQHLKTLLDGAFKVVAESGGNYLLCNR; from the coding sequence ATGGGGGATCCAGTGCAACCAGGAGCCTCCGGCCCCGGAGCTTACCTCACTCGACTTTTCAGCCGTCTCCGCGTAGACACGATCGTTCTTCTGGTTGCGTGCTGCGCCTTTCTTCCCATGGTGTTTAGCCCGCCGCACCTGATGGACGACGTGGACGCGGTACAGGCGCAGATTGCGCGCAACATGCTGGAGAGCGGCGACTGGGTGACGGCGCGGCTGGACGGTATCGCCTATCTCGAAAAGTCGCCGCTGATCTACTGGATCATGGCGGGCTCGTACCGGATCTTCGGCGTGCACGACTGGGCGGCGCGGCTGCCACTGGCCTTCCTCAACATTGCGCTGTGCTGGGTGACGGCGCGTTTTGCCCTATGGGCGTTTGGAAGGCGCGCGGCGATCTACGCCGGTGTCATTCTGGCGACCTGCGTGGGAATGTTTCTGTTTACGCGCATCCTGATTCCTGATGCCGCGCTGGTCCTGACGATTACGCTGGCGTTGTGGTCGATGCTCCGCCTGCTGGATGCGGAAGAGCGGCGGCCGGGACTATGGTTTCTGACGATGTATTTAAGTCTGGCGTGCGGTCTGCTGCTGAAGGGGTTGGTGGCTGCCGTATTTCCGGTGTTTATCGGCGGAATCTATCTCGCCATTTTGCGGCAGCACAGCCCATGTGAGCTTTGGAAGCGGTTGCGGCCGTTGAGCGGGCTCGCGATCGTGCTGCTGATCGCAGCTCCATGGCATGTGCTTGCGACGCTTCGGAATCCGCCGTATTTCGACTTCACCATGCACTCGAGCCCGGGGGAGTATCACGGCTTCTTCTGGTTCTACTTCTTCAACGAGCACCTGTTCCGTTTTCTGAACCTGCGCTATCCGCGGGACTACAACACGGTTCCGCGCGTGTGGTTCTGGCTTCTGCACTTTGCCTGGCTGTTTCCGTTTTCGCTGACACTGCCGGTCGCCCTGAAGCGCGGCTGGGTGCATCGGACAGAGATGAGCACGCGCGAGGCGCAGGTGAGGCTGCTGTGCCTGGTATGGGTGCTGTTTATCCTGTGCTTCTTTACGCTGTCGACGACGCAGGAGTATTACTCGCTGCCGATCTACCCGGCGCTGGCGATGCTGCTGGGAAGCCACCTGGCGATGAGAGAAAGGTACCCACGCGTGGCCCGGATGGTGCTCGCGGGCGTGTTGAGCCTTTGCCTTGCGGCCATTGTATTTCTGCTGGTTTATACGGCCAGGGTCGCAACGCCCGGGGATATCTCAGCCGCGTTGACACAGAATCCGGAGATGTACACGTTGTCGCTCGGACACATGAGTGACCTTACGCTGAAGGCGTTCGCTTACCTGCGGCTTCCGCTGGCGGTGGCAGGATGCGGTCTGCTTATTGGGGTGGCCGGCCTGCTACACGTCCGCAGGACGGGCGCGACGGTTGCGGTGCTGGTTCTGATGATGCTCGCGTTCTTGCAGGCGGCAAGGCTGGCGTTGGTTACGTTCGATCCCTACCTGAGCTCCTATCGGCTGGTGGAGGCGCTGGAGCGTGCGCCCCAGGGTGATCTGATTGAGGGCGATGCGTACTATGCCTTCTCAGCAACGTTCTTTTATACGAACAGGACGGCGCTGTTATGGAACGGAAGGAGCGCGAATCTTGAGTATGGAAGTTATGCTCCCGGTGCGAAGCAGATATTTATTGGCGATGCAGAGCTTAAGGCGCACTGGATGAGCCCGCAGCGAACCTATCTGCTGGCCTATGGGAGCGACATGCAGCACCTGAAGACGCTGCTGGACGGGGCTTTCAAAGTTGTGGCAGAGAGCGGCGGGAACTATCTCCTGTGCAATCGATAG